The Lewinella sp. 4G2 nucleotide sequence GTGGAATTGGCGGAGGATAAGTACGCCGTCGCCGAGCAGTACGCCCGGGCTATTCTGGACCAGGATGCACGGGATGCGGATGCCTTTACGATGCTGGCGCGTATCCGCCTCAACCAGCGGAATTACGACGGGGCGATCAAGTACGCGGATGAGGCGCTCGCCATCGAGCCAGAAGATACGCAGGCGCTGAACTTGCGCATTATGGCGGCGAGTATCCTCGGTCGGGAGGACGTCGCCATCACCGTCGAAGATGCGCTGCACCTCGACCCCGAGAACCCATCCACCATTGCCGGCCACGCCTATTCTTTGCTCACGGCGGGGAAGTATAAGGAGGCACTAGAGCGGGCCCGGTACGCCCTTAGTCTGAATCCGCAAAACGACATGGCGCGGTACGTGATGCTGGAGGGATTGAAGGCACGGAACCCCATCTACCGTGGGTACTTCGCCTACCAGATGGCGATGAGTCGGCTGTCTGGTGGGGCGTCCTACGGAATTTCGATTGGTTTGTACCTCGCCGTCCGCTACCTCAGCCGGCTGGCGGGGGACCGGCCGGACCTGGCGCCGTTCCTTTACCCAATCGTATACCTATGCGTAGGGCTGTTTCTGTTATCCTGGATCATCGGCCCGCTGATGAACTTCTACCTACTAACCAATAAGTACGGCCGACTGCTGTTGGACGACGATGACAAGTTGATGGCCAAACTGGTCGGTGGGTCACTGGCCGTGAGCATCTTTTGTGCGGTTGCCTATTCTTTCACGGGGGTGGAACAATTACTCCTTGGTGCATTTCTTGGGGTGGGAATGATGATCCCGTTTGGCTCATTTCTCAATCCCGTGCGGGAACGGCAAAAGACGATTACCTCACTGGCTACGGC carries:
- a CDS encoding lipopolysaccharide assembly protein LapB; its protein translation is MSPEALQQRLDFFLQQDRLPEARDLLETYLATSPDDGYALIMYTKVLLSTGDKEKAREIMGPLLAENPDNTVVLYLAAEVELAEDKYAVAEQYARAILDQDARDADAFTMLARIRLNQRNYDGAIKYADEALAIEPEDTQALNLRIMAASILGREDVAITVEDALHLDPENPSTIAGHAYSLLTAGKYKEALERARYALSLNPQNDMARYVMLEGLKARNPIYRGYFAYQMAMSRLSGGASYGISIGLYLAVRYLSRLAGDRPDLAPFLYPIVYLCVGLFLLSWIIGPLMNFYLLTNKYGRLLLDDDDKLMAKLVGGSLAVSIFCAVAYSFTGVEQLLLGAFLGVGMMIPFGSFLNPVRERQKTITSLATAAIGLVGLAGVALLNSTLLLLAGVGLLGYQFLINAMMAKEAGRTFGD